The region CTTTACGAGATGGACTATCTGAAGGAGGGCATCGGCCTGCGCGCAATGGCTCAGGCGGATCCCCTGGTGGAGTACCAGCGTGAGGGCTACGACATGTTCACCGCCATGATGGACGGCATCAAGGAAGAATCTGTGCGCCAGATTTTCCTGCTCCGCAACCAGATCATACCGAGCTCCGATAGCTCGGCCGAGAGCCAGCCTGCAGAACTGCCGACCGACGAAGGGGCTTCGCCGACGCAGATGACCTACTCGGGGCCGAGCGAAGACGGCAGCGCCGAGCAGCAGCGCGTCGACAACGACGAGCCGGGCAACCGCTCCGAGCGCCGCAGGGCCGCCCGCAAGCGTCGCCGTTAAGGGCCGTCACCAAGCGAATTCTGTTGAATTAAAGGGCTTACCCCGCCTGGGAACCTCCGTCACTCGCGAGACTAATAAGGATGCCGGCAAGAGGCAGCTTCTAGATCACGCGGAAGGCGGTGAGCATCCAGGTGCGGGAGCCTTTTTCTTTTCGCCGGCTGAAGGTGCCGGTGAACGCGCGGACTCGGGGGCCGATGCTGCAGCTGCCTATGAACTCGATCTTCGCCCCAGAGACGGAGAGACTGGGATGAAAGGATTGCAGCGCGACGCCCTTGAGATGGGTGTTCTTGGAAAGCGTTAGCAGTGCCGCGTGCGTCTTGGGGTCAACGCTGATTTTGCGCAGGCCATCGATACGCCTGCGGCCCCCGACGATGTCGAAGACGAGTTGCGTGATACCGCCGAGGCTGCGCCGTTCCTCGGCGCCGATACCCGTATTCTGTGGCTTTTGGCGCACGGCACGTTGGATTTGAGGAGCAGTTTTCCTCGGCTGCAGGCTGTGCATTTCGCGGGTATTTTTCTCGCGGCTACGCATATCAATCGTGTGCAAAAGCCTGAATCCCGATGCTGGGACAAGGTGCTCGTGCATGGCGAGTTCTGCGTAATTCATGGATTAATCCCCCCTGTAATCCCGATAATTTCTGTGTTTTCCCCCACGGTGGTACCTATTTTGCTACAAATTTTGCGCTTTCGCTGGAGTCGGTGTCACATTTTTCTGCCGGGGGCATTACCATATCTGCCATGCGCGGAATGATTATCGATTACTGTGGCGTCCTCGACGGCACTGATGAAGAGCAGGCTCGCTGGCGCAACCTTTTGGTTGAGGCCCGTGCCGGTGGAGTGGCCCTCGCTGTGCTTTCGAACGACCCAGGCGGTCCTGGTGCGGATCCGATTCGCAAGCTAAAGGATGATGGCCTGGTGGATGCCGTCAATCTCTCGGGGGAGATCGGGCACGAGAAGCCGAGCATCGAAGCTTTCGATATTGCTGCCGCCAGCATTGAGCTTCCTGCGCGCGATTGCGTCTTCGTGGACGATTCGATCGAGAACATTCACGCAGCCGTTTCCCACGGGATGGTCGGCGTCTTCTACCAGCAGTTCGACCGTGCGGTCGTGGAGATTGCCGGCTTGCTCGGGCTTGAGGGCGAGTTCTAATGCGTGTTTACATTCCCGCTACGTTTTCGATGCTGGAATCGCTGAACGAAGACCGCTTGCTGCACGCCCGTAGCGGTTGGGGATTCGCGGTTACCGAGTCCTTGCGCGATTTCTACACTGATGGCGACGACGAGGAGCTGGCGGATATTGCCTTTGACGAGGCCTCTCGCGCCTCCCTGCGCCTGCTCGATGCCGAAGCGGAGGGGGCGAAATTCGCTTTGCGCCGCGTTGTAGTCTCCGCGGATGTTGACGCGGAGCCGCAGTCGGATATGGGAGAGGCTGTTGTGCGGCTGACTGGCCCTGTTTCTCTTTCCGACGTCGCGGCGCTGCATATCGACGTTGCCCAGTCGGAGGAGAAGGTTCAGGCTGCTATCGCCGCCGTTGATGCCGCCGATCTCGGGGACGAGGACGCGGAGCTGGCTGTCGGGGATGCCCTGGAGATTCCGCTCGCGTGGTACGACGTCGCAGAGCTGGGCATGGTAGTCGAGCTGATGTAAAGGCTTCATGCGTTCCGTCGCGGCGGGGAAGCTGCGGAGTGAATAGGGGAGGGGAGTAAAGGCCGGGTTGTGTGCCCGGCCTTTTTTCATGCCCCCCAGTGTCCTTTCCAAGAGAAATATGTTTTTAGCACTTGACTAATAACCTACTGCGCCGTAGGCTACGAAATCGTAAGTTTTGAGGGTGTAAGTAAAGCGAAAAGGTCAAGTCCTAGTCGCGCGCCCTCGCTGCCAGACGAGGAGGCCTAAGCGTGAGCATTATCGGCACATTGTCGCGAGCATTTAAACACCTGTCCACGCCACTGCTGCCGGATGATTACACGTATCTGGTCAACCCGCTATGGTCGCGTCGCAGTCTGCGCGGCCAAATCGAATCCGTCACCCGCACCACGCCGACGACCGCGGAGCTGGTTATCCGGCCGGGCTGGGGTGTGCCCACCGACTTCCGAGCTGGACAGTTTATCGGGATTGGGGTCGACGTCGGGGGCAAGTATCTCTGGCGTTCGTACTCGCTGACTAACGCGCCTAAACCTGCAGATGGATTGTTGACAATTTCGGTCCGCGCGCTCGAAGAGGGCTTTGTTTCCCAGCACCTAGTCGCCTACGCCGAGCCTGGAACCGTGGTGCGGCTGGCTGCCCCCGCCGGCGAATTCCATCTGCCGCAGCCGGTTCCGGCCCGCATCGCTTTTGTTACTGCAGGGTCGGGTGTCACGCCGGTTATCTCGATTCTGAGGGACCTAACGCGCCGAGGAGTCTCCTCGGAAGTCGTGCACATCCACTCCTACCGAGGTGAGGAAGACGCGGTCTTCCTTAACGACTTGCGAAACCTCTCTGCTACTTCGGGCAGCCTCGACTACACGCTGCACGAGTGGGACACCGCGACCGCGACCCGTCTGGATAGCGGCTCCGTCGCTGAGATGATTCCGGACTTTGGCCAGCTGGCGGCGTCGGAAAGCGCGTTTGCGTGCGGCCCCACAGGCCTGCTGTCCGATCTGGAAGAATCCTTCCCCGGAGTGAAGACGGAGCGCTTCGCGGTGGACCGCGCGGGCGCCGGCACAACCGGCGGAACTGTGGACTTCGGCAGCAGGGGAACCGCTAGCGTCGATGGTGCGACCACCATCCTCGAAGCGGGGGAACAGATCGGCGTAACGCTGCCGCACGGATGCAGGATGGGTATCTGCGCCACCTGTGTTCAGCAGCTTTCCGACGGAACGGTGCGGGATATTCGCAACGGTGACACCTTTGAAGCAGGAGAGCGGATTAGGACATGCGTGTGTGCGCCGGTGGGGGACGTGTCTTTCGACCTATGACAGGCCCCAAAAATACACGAATTAGACACCCTAGATATCTAGACACCGTCGCGAAGCTGCGATGAAACTGCGAAGGACTCTTTGACAATGGCTATTTCCGATATCGCCTCCTACGCCCACCTGACCGAAGAAGACGTAGCGGAGATTGGGAGGCGCTTCACCGAGATTGAGAAGCAGCACCGCGAAACACTCGGGCAGGCCGACGCCCGCTATATTCGCACGCTAATCCGAATTCAGCGCACGCTGGAGGCCTCCGGACGCGGCCTGCTGATGGTGCCCACGGCGGGGCTGGCCTTAGACCGGCTGAACCTGCTGCCAAAGAGCTGGAAAAACACTGCTCATTGGGGATTTACCTGGGCGGGAGTGTCCGCACTGGGGCTGGCGAAGATCCTGGAAAACCTGGAGATCGGCCACAACACCATGCACGGGCAGTGGGATTGGATGAACGACCCCGAAATTCACTCCGCGACATGGGAGTGGGATAACTCGTGCCCGTCGTCTGGATGGAAGCATTCGCACAACTTCGTGCATCACAAGTACACCAACGTCATCGGCATGGACAACGACGTGGGATACGGCATCCTACGCGTCACCCGTGACCGCCGCTGGAAACCGACCACCCTGCTACAGCCGGCGACAAATGTCGTGCTTGCCAGCCTGTTTCAGTGGGCCGTCGCGTTCTACGACGTGGAACTGGGTCGCGTCTTCGCAGGTAAGAAGGAGTGGTCTGAGACCCGCGCCCAGCTGATGGAGGTCTTTGCGAAATCCGGCAGGCAGTTGCTGAAGGATTACGTCCTCTTTCCGGCAATCTCCGGGCCGCGCTACAAGCAGGTGGCTTTCGCGAATATGATGGCTAACCTGGCCCGAAACGTGTGGGCGTACGCGGTAATCTTCTGCGGACACTTCCCGGATGACGCCGAGACCTTCACCAAAGAGCAGTACAGCACCGAAAATAAAAACGAGTGGTACCTGAGGCAGATGCTGGGGTCGGCAAACTTCCACGGAGGGCTGGCGCTGTCAGTTTTGTCCGGAAATCTGAACTACCAGATCGAGCATCATCTCTACCCGGATATGCCCTCCAACAGGCTGGCGCAGATCTCCAAGCAGGTGCAGGAGATTTGCCGTGAGTACGACTTGCCATACAACACGGGATCCTTCCCGAAGCAGTTCCTTCAGGTTCAGCGCACAATACTGAAGCTATCCCTGCCGGATCGGTTCCTCGTCGCGGATCCGGATAACGCGCCGGAGGTGCGCTCAAACGATGCCTTTAGGAAGCATCCGGAAATCGAAACCGCTCTCGACGGGACCGCTAGTCCGCGCCGCGGCCTAGCTACGGGCCTGCGTCTGCTTAAACGCCTGCGCCCGTCAGTGCGTGAGATTGTTCGCGCGTACACGGGGCGCTCGACGCATTAGGACTTCTTGGGCTCCGCAGGCTTATCTGCAGGTTTCACCGCAGACTTCTCCGTGGCGCTTTCCGCAGCGGGTTTTTTGTTCCAGGGCATGTGCTGCTTGCGCGGAAGTCCCAGGCTGGAGCGGATGATAGCTACCGTTAGGGAGGCGGTCGCTGCAGCGAGGAAGAGTGCGAGGTAGGACTCCGAGCTCTGCCCGGTGAACTCGACTGTGACGATCAGCGCGAAGAACGGAGCCGCCATCGAAGCGGACAAGAACGCTGCGGCTCCCAACAGCGCGTAATCGCTCAGCGGAATCGATGGCATGATGGGCTCGACTAAGCATCCGACGATGAAGCCGCTGAGCGCGCCGATGGCAAAGCCCGGGGTCAGCACGCCGCCGACCGCGCCGGAGCGGAACGTCATCAGCACGGCAATGGTTTTCGCCGCGAGCAGCATGACCGCGAACCCCAGCAGCGGCCGGTCCAACAGCACCGTCGACGCTGCGATGCGACCGTTGCCGAGTACCTCAGGAAGCCACAGGGACACCACGCCCACCGCGGTAAACGCCAGCGGTATGGACCAGGCACCATGCCAGCCGGTGGGGGCCTTCTCACAAGCGCGAGAGCTGGCGAAGCGAAAGGCATACCCGGCGGCACCGCATACGACCCCGAGGAGCAACGCTGCGCCCAGGTTGCCCCAGCCCTCGGACAGCCCGATTGGGTTGTAGAGGGGGCTATTGCCCACGACGATGCCCGAAGTGACGGTCGCCACCGCGGAGCAGGCCAGCACGACCATCACCGCGGTGATGGACAGCGAGCCGAGGAGAATCTCAAGCGAGAAGATCGCCCCGGCCAGGGGGATGTGATAAATCGCGCCGAGCCCGGCGCCCGCGGCTGCAGCCACCAGGATTCTCCTGGTCAGCAGGTCTACCTTGAGTCGCTCCGACAGCTGCGAGGCCATCATTGCTCCGGCCTCTCTGGGCGCGTTCTCGCGTCCCATCGAAGCACCTGCGGCGACGGTCGCCATCTGGAGCATTACGTTGGCCAGCGTCGCCCACACGGGCATCAAGCGACCGTTCATACCGGCCTCTACACTTTCAATAGGCGTTGCGAGTTTCCTCAGCGCGGCCCACGCTGGGCCCGCGACCAGGCCCGCCAGGACGATGCCCACGAAGCGCTGCATGCCCGTGGTCCCGTCCGTCACGACGGCCAGATCGCCCTCGTGCTGGCCGTAGACCAACCACTCGATGCCGTGCATGGTCAGCGCCAGGCCAGCTGCGACGAGGCCCGTAGCCAGGCCGATGACGAAGGTATAGATGCACAGCCGAACCCAAGTTGTCGGTTCTGGATGGTCAGTCTCGCTCAATGTCTAGCTCCCAATCCTCATTGGATGCCAGCGCTCCGAGCAGCCTGCGCACCGCCATAGCGCGACGGTAGAGAGCCCCCTCGAGTTTGTCGAATGCGCACTCGGGATCCGCAGGTGGTCCCAGGTGTGTGCAGCCGCGCGGACATTCTTGCGCCGCCTCGGCAAGATCCGGAAATACCTCCAGCACCGTCTCGGGTGTCACGTGGGCCAGGCCGAAGGAGCGAATTCCCGGGGTGTCGATAATCCACGCTGCCTCGCCGGATTCTGTCTCCCCACCGCCGTTCGAGACACCGCCTGCATCGCTTTCCGACGGGGGCAACACCAGCGCCACAGACTGGGTCGACGTGTGGCGTCCCTTGCCGACGCCGCTGACGGCGCCCGTCATCCTGTTGGCATCGGGGATTAGGCGATTGACCAGCGTGGACTTGCCGACACCGGAGTGGCCGATCAGGGCGCTGACCCGTCCCGGCACATCGACCAGTTGGCGGAGCGGCGCAAGATCGTCCTCCACGCCACAGACCACCACCTCGACGCCTAGCTCTCGGAATTCGGCGGCGAACTCCTCAGGGTCTGCGAGGTCCGACTTAGTCAGACACAAGACGGGGCGCACCCCGCCGGCGTATGCCGCGACAAGGGCGCGTTCCACGAAGCCCGTGCGCGGTGGCGGGTCCGCCACTGCGCTGACGATGAGCAGTAGCGATGCGTTTGCGACGACAATACGTTCATAGGGGTCGTTGTCGTCGGCCGTGCGGCGCAGAACCGTAGAACGATCTGCCAGCTTCACAATCCTGGCGAGGCTACCCTCGCGGCCGCTGACGTCGCCGACGATGCCCACCCGGTCACCGACGACGATATTTGTGCGCCCCAGTTCACGGGCTCGCATGCACACGACGGTGATGTCCGGAGCCTCATCCAGCACGACGCCCCAGCGGCCGCGATCCTTCGTGACCACCATGCCCCAGTGGGCGTCGGCGTGCGCCGGGCGGTCCTTAGTGCGGGGCCTCGAGCCTTTTCCCGGGCGAATGCGGATATCCGATTCGTCCCACTGACGGCCACCGCGCCTGCGCGCAGCCACGGTTAGTCAACCGCCTTAGAGACTTTATCCGCGAAATTCTCACCGGCGGGTCCGTCGGGGGCGTCGAGCTGTCGGGCTACCTGTTCAGCCAGCTCTGCGGGCGACGGAGCGTCGATTCCGAGCATCTTCATCCAGCGCATATCGAAGTTCGGCATCGTCTTTGCGGTCGTTGCGATGTTCTCCACCACAACACCCGGGGTGCGCAGGCCGATAATCGCGCCGGCCGTTGCCATGCGGTGATCCGCGTAGGAATGCCAGAGACCCCCGTGCAGAGGAACGGGGTCGATGCGGATGCCGTCGTCAAGCTCGGTGGCCTTGCCCCCGAGACGATTGATTTCGGTGGTCAGCGCGGCGAGGCGGTCCGTTTCATGGCCGCGCAGGTGTGCGATGCCGGTGAGGACGGACGGAGTGGTTGCCAGGGCCGCGATGGCTGCGACGGTTGGGGTGAGCTCGCCGATGGCGGACATGTCGAGCTCAACGCCGCGCAGCTCGCCGGGGCGCGGGCCGGTGACGGTGAGGCTGTGACGGCCGTCTGGGGACTCGTTGAAAGTGACGGTTGCGCCCATCTGGGAGAGAATGTCGCGAATCTGATCGCCGGGCTGGGTGGTTTGCGCCGGCCAGTCCGGGATGGTCACGGTTCCGCCGGTAACGGCGGCGGCACCGAGGAAGGCCGCTGCGTTGGACAGGTCCGGCTCGATGACCCAGGTGCGTCCTTTAATCTCGGTCGGGCGGATCTCGAATACAGTGCGCGGGCCATTGGGTGTCGAGACCTCGCGCTCGTCCACCTCGACCCCGGCCTCGTTTAGCATGTCGATGGTCATATCGATGTGCGGGCGTGAGGGGACCTCGCCGGTGGGGCGCAGAATGAGCCCACGACCGTAGTGCGGTGCGGCCAGCAGCAGTCCGGAGACGAACTGGCTGGACGCGGAGGAATCAATCTCGACCTCGCCGCCAATGTCGGGCGTGTGCTCGGGCTGGACGGAGTCTCCCAATGTTGCGCCCCGGTTCGGCCCCTGCGGATTGACCGTAAACGGAAGTCGGTCGCCGTCAATCTGGACCCCGAGTCCTCGAAGCGCTTCGAGGACAGCGGACATCGGCCGCACGCGAGCCTCCGGATCGCCATCGAAGAAGACCGCGCCCTGGGCGATTGCCGCGATCGGAGGGACGAAGCGCATGACGGTGCCCGCCAGCCCGCATTCGACCACGCCGCCGCGCAGCTTGTGAGGGGTGATTTTGAGCGTGTGGTTCGGAGCTCCCGCGTAGTCCGAATTGGCGTGAATTTCGGTTCCCATGGCCCGGAGTGCGTTCATCATCAGCTCTGTGTCGCGGGAGCGCAGAGCTCCGTGAATCGTCGAGGGGGTAGACGATAGTGCTGCGATGACGAGCGCCCGGTTGGTGATTGACTTCGAGCCGCCGACCGTGACCGTCGCGGCGAACGGTGGTCGGGCCTCGTCGGTGGCATTTTTACCTGCCGGGTCTCCAGCAAGGTCGACTGTCGGGGCGGGCCAATTCTTATTTTGGGAACACACGTAAACAATTATGGAACAAACCGGTGTGGAACCTCGACCGGAGGGGCCCATAGCTCAGGCTATATTCAATGATTTCGTCACGATTCGCCCGTTTCGGGGCACAATCGGAGACATGTGTGGTCGCTTTGTCACCTTCACCGTCGAGGAGGAACTGCTGGGCATCCTCTCTCGCATCGATGGGCTTGACCCAATCATCGCGGATGGTCCACTGCCTTCGGAACGCTACAACATCGGACCGACTATGCCGGTTGTGGCGCTCGCGCGCGGCCCAAAGCAGGTAGACGCAGCCCCACAGACACCGGGAACTATCGCGGCTACCGTCAGATGGGGACTCATCCCGCACTGGGCCCGCGAGATTCCCACGACCCCGTACTTCAATGCCCGGAGCGAGACCTGGCGCGATAAGCCCACCTTCCGTGACGGTCAGCCATGCGTGATCCCCATGAATGGCTGGTATGAGTGGCGTGATGGTCGGCCCTACTTCGTCAGCCTCTCCGGCCCGGGCGCACCCACACACTCCGCCCCGGTTTTCACTGTCGCCGGGCTCTGGGCGCGCTGGGGCAGCGTCGTGTCCGCCACCATTCTCACCACCGCCGCAGTAGGGCACCTGGCTGATCTCCATCACCGCATGCCTCGTGTGCTTGCCGACGGTGAGGTCGCCGACTGGCTCGACCAGGCCGATTGGGCCAGCGAAGGCGACGTAGGGGTGACCGCTCCGGACCTGGTGTCGCAATTGACGGTCCGGGAAGTCGGGCGCGCTGTCGGCAACGTTGCCAACGACGGGCCGCACCTTCTCGACGACCCCGGAGGCCAGACGCAGCTGCTCTAACGCTGACTAGCGGGCAATGTCGGCGACGACAGCGTCGGTAAGCGAGGCCAGGTTTGCGGGGGAGAGCTCGATGTCCCAACCGCGGCGACCACCGGAGACGAAAACCGTGTCGAAAAGTGTGGTGGACTCGTCGATGACGGTGGGCAGGCGACGGCGCTGCCCGAGAGGGGAGATTCCTCCCGGGATGTAGCCGGTGGAGTTGCTGGCCTCGTGCGGGTCAGCCATCGCCGCTTTGGACGCACCTAGCGCGGCAGCGGCAGCCTTCAGATTGAGCATTCCCGTGGCGGGCACGACCGCCGTTGCAAGACCCGTGCGTTTGCCGGAGAGCTCGATGATGAGGGTTTTGAAGATGCGCTCGGGCTCGACCCCGAGGTGCTCCTCGAGCCAGGACGCGGCCTCTTCGCCGAAATTGTCGTCACCGTGGGGAAACTGGTGCACCTCGAACTCGATTCCGGCCTTCTGACATGCGGCAATGGCGGGTGTTGCGCCGTAGGAGGCGTTCTTCTTGGACTTCTTCGAGCTCTTTGTGGACTTCTTCGACATGAGCCCCATCGTGGCACAAAACCCGCAGAACGGTGTTATCGCATTCGTTTCAGCTCCGCGCGAAGAACCAGCCTCCGCGCGGATGCCCGCGAATGCTTAAGTCGCTGCGCAGACGGCTGTGCCATGCGTGCGGCGTGCGATGAACTAGGATTAGGGGCATGTCAGGTGATCAGACAGCAACGTCGTCGGTACGTACCGATGAGTCGGACGCGGAGCTTGCGGAGCGCTTCGAGCGCGATGCTATGCCTCTGCTGGACCAGCTCTACGGCGCGGCGCTGCGCATGACTCGGAATCCGGCGGACGCCGAGGATCTGGTCCAGGACGCTTACATGAAGGCCTTCCAGGGCTTCCGCTCCTACAAGCCGGGCACGAACCTGAAGGCATGGCTGTACCGAATTCTCACCAACGCCTACATCAACAATTACCGCAAGGCTCAGCGTCGCCCTGCGGAGTACGCGACGGATGACATCACCGATTCGCAGATTGCGGAGACCGCCTCGCACGAGTCGATGGGGTTGCGCTCCGCAGAGGTCGAAGCGCTGGCCAAGCTCCCCGACGATGAAATCTCGCAGGCCCTGATGGACCTGAAAGAGGACTACCGCATGGTGGTTTACTACGCAGATGTCGAAGGGCTGCCGTACAAGGAGATTGCCGAAATTATGGACACTCCTATCGGTACGGTGATGAGTCGGTTGCACCGTGGAAGAAAACAACTCCGAGAGGCGTTGCACAACGTAGCTGTGGAACGCGGCTTCTTGAGGGAAGAGAAGAAGCAGAAGGAGGAATCTCCGCGATGAGCAAGGACACCGGTGACGAGAAGGGGCACGCTCACGCCCCAGACCATTCGGCTACGGGTGGATGCGACAGCGAATTCTGTAAGGACGTCCACCGCCGTCTGCACGCTTTCCTGGACGGGGAATGTGATCCCGATGAGCGCCGCTTCCTCGACGAACACATTCACGAGTGTCCGCAGTGCCTCGAGGAGTTCGGATCCGAACAGGCCATTCGCCAGCTGCTTCGCCGTTGCTGCCAGCAGTCCGCGCCGGCTGAGCTGCGGCGGCGCATTACTACCCGAATCCGCGTTTCCTATACCTCGGTGGACTACCGGCGGGGCTAGCGCGGCGGTGGGGCTCGCCGCCGGGCTAAAGAAAACACCGGGTCGGCGTAACCGCCGAACCCGGTGCGGATTTTTGGTGGAGCTAAGGGGAATCGAACCCCTGACCTTTGCATTGCGAACGCAACGCTCTACCAACTGAGCTATAGCCCCGAAACAGCTACCTTGGTTGGTGCTAATGGAGCACCCCTTGGCAACGAATTTAACCCTACTCCTCGCCGTCCGACAGAGACAAAACGCCAGGCAGGCAAGTAGAAAAAGAAAATCCCCGTCCCGCGTCCTAGAGGCTGGCTCCAGGTGCGGGGCGGAGATAATCAAGGCCGAAATGAATCGGCAGGCTGCAGCTTAAGTGCGACTTAGCTGTTCGGACGACGTCCGTGGTTAGCCTTCTTCTTGCGACGGTCCTTGCGCTTACGGCCACGCTTGCTCATGCGCTCAGCCCTCCTTCTATCGGGTCAACTGTTTCAACCGGTATAGATTACACGGTCGCCGTGTAACCCCTTTAATCAGAGTGATTCTTTTAGACGGTGGCGCGGGTGCGACGTGCGCGTCCGCGGTTGCGACGGCGCTTGAGCGCGCGACGCTCGTCCTCGCTCATGCCACCCCAGACGCCGGCATCCTGGCCGGTCTCGAGTGCCCAAGCGAGGCACTGGGAGGTAACGGTGCAACGGTTGCAGACGACCTTTGCCTTTGCAATCTGTGCCAGAGCCGGGCCGGAGTTTCCGACCGGGAAGAAAAGTTCCGGATCCTCTTCGCGGCATACGGCCTTGTGACGCCAATCCATGACAATCTCCTAGTAAAAGTTACTGGCCCGGGTGTGGGCGAAATAGTTCGTGCGGGCGAGAAAAGCAGGAATGGATTTCGGCAACTACTGCGAAATCGGGGGTTCATTGCCTGAATTTCTCTGGCTTTTAGGCTTCTAAAACGAGGTGAAGTCCGGTGATTATCCGCATGCGGGATAACGGCCGGCTATCGAAATAAGGGCCTAAAAATGCAGGACTGGCTCAAGGTACTTAAGTAGTAGGTCTTTTGCCTGTCCCGCTGACGAGTACATGATTACATGTGATTGCAGTTTCGTAAAGAGGAAAATGAATAAAAGTGCTAAAGCTCACAAGAAAGTGAAGTTTAGGTTAAAAAGCCAGGTCAAGAGTAGCCGCTTGTGGGGGTAATTGGCCGTTTTGGTTAAAGCGGCCGTGGAGGTGTATGTGGCCCTGGCCAAGTACCTCCCCTAGGACTGCCGGGACCTTCTCCGGAGCCTGTCTATCACGCGCTTGCCGAGCATATTCAAAAGGCGTTCTTCCACCGGGCGGGACGCCACGGTTTTGGTGAAACGCGAGGCAGTGTAGTCGTCGGCAAGCGCGGCGACATTGATTCCCCGTTTCTTGACCCTGATGAGAAGCTCGGTGCGTTCGTCGATGTACTCGCCGTCGAGCTGGAACTTCAGCGGGCGGCTGGTTTCCAAATGAACTTCCTGCGCGTCGTCCGCGCGGATCTCTCGCTCCGGCACTCGGAAGGTATCTCGCAGCCCCGTGAGAGCCCCGGCCAGATTCGCCGCGGTGACCAGGCCCGCAATCCCTTGAAGGGAAGTGACTCCGTAGAACCCCAGGCCGCAGTGGACAGACATCTTCGGGTTGGTCACCACAGGA is a window of Corynebacterium lactis RW2-5 DNA encoding:
- a CDS encoding HAD-IA family hydrolase, yielding MRGMIIDYCGVLDGTDEEQARWRNLLVEARAGGVALAVLSNDPGGPGADPIRKLKDDGLVDAVNLSGEIGHEKPSIEAFDIAAASIELPARDCVFVDDSIENIHAAVSHGMVGVFYQQFDRAVVEIAGLLGLEGEF
- a CDS encoding DUF6912 family protein; its protein translation is MRVYIPATFSMLESLNEDRLLHARSGWGFAVTESLRDFYTDGDDEELADIAFDEASRASLRLLDAEAEGAKFALRRVVVSADVDAEPQSDMGEAVVRLTGPVSLSDVAALHIDVAQSEEKVQAAIAAVDAADLGDEDAELAVGDALEIPLAWYDVAELGMVVELM
- a CDS encoding flavin reductase family protein, producing MSIIGTLSRAFKHLSTPLLPDDYTYLVNPLWSRRSLRGQIESVTRTTPTTAELVIRPGWGVPTDFRAGQFIGIGVDVGGKYLWRSYSLTNAPKPADGLLTISVRALEEGFVSQHLVAYAEPGTVVRLAAPAGEFHLPQPVPARIAFVTAGSGVTPVISILRDLTRRGVSSEVVHIHSYRGEEDAVFLNDLRNLSATSGSLDYTLHEWDTATATRLDSGSVAEMIPDFGQLAASESAFACGPTGLLSDLEESFPGVKTERFAVDRAGAGTTGGTVDFGSRGTASVDGATTILEAGEQIGVTLPHGCRMGICATCVQQLSDGTVRDIRNGDTFEAGERIRTCVCAPVGDVSFDL
- a CDS encoding fatty acid desaturase family protein, whose amino-acid sequence is MAISDIASYAHLTEEDVAEIGRRFTEIEKQHRETLGQADARYIRTLIRIQRTLEASGRGLLMVPTAGLALDRLNLLPKSWKNTAHWGFTWAGVSALGLAKILENLEIGHNTMHGQWDWMNDPEIHSATWEWDNSCPSSGWKHSHNFVHHKYTNVIGMDNDVGYGILRVTRDRRWKPTTLLQPATNVVLASLFQWAVAFYDVELGRVFAGKKEWSETRAQLMEVFAKSGRQLLKDYVLFPAISGPRYKQVAFANMMANLARNVWAYAVIFCGHFPDDAETFTKEQYSTENKNEWYLRQMLGSANFHGGLALSVLSGNLNYQIEHHLYPDMPSNRLAQISKQVQEICREYDLPYNTGSFPKQFLQVQRTILKLSLPDRFLVADPDNAPEVRSNDAFRKHPEIETALDGTASPRRGLATGLRLLKRLRPSVREIVRAYTGRSTH
- a CDS encoding chloride channel protein — protein: MSETDHPEPTTWVRLCIYTFVIGLATGLVAAGLALTMHGIEWLVYGQHEGDLAVVTDGTTGMQRFVGIVLAGLVAGPAWAALRKLATPIESVEAGMNGRLMPVWATLANVMLQMATVAAGASMGRENAPREAGAMMASQLSERLKVDLLTRRILVAAAAGAGLGAIYHIPLAGAIFSLEILLGSLSITAVMVVLACSAVATVTSGIVVGNSPLYNPIGLSEGWGNLGAALLLGVVCGAAGYAFRFASSRACEKAPTGWHGAWSIPLAFTAVGVVSLWLPEVLGNGRIAASTVLLDRPLLGFAVMLLAAKTIAVLMTFRSGAVGGVLTPGFAIGALSGFIVGCLVEPIMPSIPLSDYALLGAAAFLSASMAAPFFALIVTVEFTGQSSESYLALFLAAATASLTVAIIRSSLGLPRKQHMPWNKKPAAESATEKSAVKPADKPAEPKKS
- the rsgA gene encoding ribosome small subunit-dependent GTPase A, whose amino-acid sequence is MAARRRGGRQWDESDIRIRPGKGSRPRTKDRPAHADAHWGMVVTKDRGRWGVVLDEAPDITVVCMRARELGRTNIVVGDRVGIVGDVSGREGSLARIVKLADRSTVLRRTADDNDPYERIVVANASLLLIVSAVADPPPRTGFVERALVAAYAGGVRPVLCLTKSDLADPEEFAAEFRELGVEVVVCGVEDDLAPLRQLVDVPGRVSALIGHSGVGKSTLVNRLIPDANRMTGAVSGVGKGRHTSTQSVALVLPPSESDAGGVSNGGGETESGEAAWIIDTPGIRSFGLAHVTPETVLEVFPDLAEAAQECPRGCTHLGPPADPECAFDKLEGALYRRAMAVRRLLGALASNEDWELDIERD
- the aroA gene encoding 3-phosphoshikimate 1-carboxyvinyltransferase, whose product is MCSQNKNWPAPTVDLAGDPAGKNATDEARPPFAATVTVGGSKSITNRALVIAALSSTPSTIHGALRSRDTELMMNALRAMGTEIHANSDYAGAPNHTLKITPHKLRGGVVECGLAGTVMRFVPPIAAIAQGAVFFDGDPEARVRPMSAVLEALRGLGVQIDGDRLPFTVNPQGPNRGATLGDSVQPEHTPDIGGEVEIDSSASSQFVSGLLLAAPHYGRGLILRPTGEVPSRPHIDMTIDMLNEAGVEVDEREVSTPNGPRTVFEIRPTEIKGRTWVIEPDLSNAAAFLGAAAVTGGTVTIPDWPAQTTQPGDQIRDILSQMGATVTFNESPDGRHSLTVTGPRPGELRGVELDMSAIGELTPTVAAIAALATTPSVLTGIAHLRGHETDRLAALTTEINRLGGKATELDDGIRIDPVPLHGGLWHSYADHRMATAGAIIGLRTPGVVVENIATTAKTMPNFDMRWMKMLGIDAPSPAELAEQVARQLDAPDGPAGENFADKVSKAVD
- a CDS encoding SOS response-associated peptidase; protein product: MCGRFVTFTVEEELLGILSRIDGLDPIIADGPLPSERYNIGPTMPVVALARGPKQVDAAPQTPGTIAATVRWGLIPHWAREIPTTPYFNARSETWRDKPTFRDGQPCVIPMNGWYEWRDGRPYFVSLSGPGAPTHSAPVFTVAGLWARWGSVVSATILTTAAVGHLADLHHRMPRVLADGEVADWLDQADWASEGDVGVTAPDLVSQLTVREVGRAVGNVANDGPHLLDDPGGQTQLL